The genome window gaccttcccagggagtatgatgggacggcggcACGGTGCCAGGGTTTCCTGTTACAGCTGGACTTATACCTGAGCACCGTTTACCCGgctccctcgggaagggagagGGTGTCCGTCCTCGTTTcgtgcctctcggggagagctctggagtgggctaacgcCGTATGGGGAGAAGGAGATACGGCGTTGGATaacttcgaggagttcacccgccgcttccgggcagtcttcgaccatccgcccgagggtagagtggCGGGTGAATGTCTCTTCCACCtgcggcaggggacgaggagcgcacaggagttcgcTTTGGACTTTCGGACGCCGgagccctgatcgaccattatcgctacagtttgcgcgaggacgtccgtcgagagttggcctgcagggacaccacccttactTTCGAcgagctggtggacctgtccattcggctagataacctgctggctacctgcggacgtccagatcggggtctgtcgcactctggcgtcaccccaggtgagaaggcaccattctcacccagagccatTTGTTGCACAAATGTTTTTGTTCGTTACGTTTCCTgaattttccccgcattcccagcataaggcgctcgtcgattcaggcgcggctgggaattttatagacagatcattagcctatagtttagggatccccatcgttCCTGTGGCaatgcccttcccagttcacgccttagatagtcaaccattagggtcagggttgattagggaggccaccgctcctctgggacttgtgacgcaggggggtcacacggagaaaatcagtctctttctcattgactctcctgcgtttcctgtggtgctaggtctaccctggttagcttgtcataaccccactcatggcaacggagggctctcacgaggtggtcgcgagagtgctcggggaggtgctTAGGGGTTTCCataggtgctactacggtggaaagtccagaccaggtctccactgtgTGCATTCCCcccgagtatgccgatttggctctcgccttctccaaaaagaaggcgactcaattaccaccccatcgacgggaggattgtgcgatagatctcctggtagacgccgcacttctcaggagtcacatgtatcccctGTCATAGGTGGAGACGGTGGCTATAGAAAGATatgtcggctgaggcggacagggcttttggtcacctgagggctctgtttacctcggctcccgtgctggcccatccggatccctctttggcattcatagtggaggtggccgcgtccgaggctgggataggtgccgtgctctctcagcgctcgggtacgccaccgaagctccacccctgtgccttcttctcgaggaagctcggcccggcggagcgaaactatgacgtcggggaccgggagctgttggctgtcgtcatgGCTCTGAAGGCATGGatacattggcttgagggggctaaacacccttttctcatctggactgaccaccacaatctggagtacatccgggcggcgaggagactgaaccctcgccaggcaaggtgggccatgtttttcacccgttttgtgttcaccctttcttacagaccaggttcccagaacgtgaaggtagatgcactgtcccggctgtatgacacagaggagcggcccatggatcccactcccatactcccggcctcctgcctggtggcgccggtagtgtgggagctggacgcggacattgagcaggcgttgcgtacagagcccgctccactcgtgtcccgctgggcgtctgtatgttccgtctgctgtccgtgaccggttgatctattgggcccacacgtcaccctcctctggtcatccaggcagtGGTCGGACGGTGCGATGTCTGACttggaagtactggtggcccactttggctaaggacgtgagggtttgtttcctcctgctcggtgtgcgcccagagtaaggctcctaggcacctgcccgtaggtaagctacaccccttacccgttccacaacggccatggtcttacccgttccacaacagcCACTGATCTTCCCCCATCACAGggaaagtcctgccgtctccttcctctgcccggtctccctacggctctacagATGGCGGAGGCCTTGTTAGCGCACGTCTtccagcactacggggtgcctgaggatatagtgtctgattggggtccccagttcacttcacgggtctggagggcattcatagaacgtctgggggtctcgatcagccttacctcaggttttcaccccgagagtaatgggcaggtcgAAAgtgtgaaccaggatgtgggcaggtttctgcagtcctattgccaggacgggccgggggagtgggcgccgtttgtgccctgggcagagatggcgcaGAATTCGCTCCGACATTCCTCCTCTAACCTCTCCCCTtttcagtgtgtattggggtaccagccggttctggcaccgtggcatcagagtcagaccgaggctcctgcggtggacgattggttcaggcgcgcggaggagacttGGGAAGACGCCCATGGTCACCTCCAGCAGGCCGCGCTGCGCCAATGGACCAGcgcggaccgtcaccgcagtgaggctccggtgttcgcaccagggaaccgggtctggctctcgacccgaagcCTGccttgccggaagctgggtccgtggtttttggggccatttaaagtcctgaggagagtgaacgaggtatgttacaggttacagctgccccccgattaccatattaacgcctcgttccatgtgtctctcctcaggccggtggtggttggtccgctccaggagtctgaggtgcgggaggttcctccgccccctctggacatcgagggggcggAGGACTCCGTCCggtccatcctggattcgaggcgtcaggcggggggccttcagtacctcgtggaggggtacggtccggaggagtgGTGCTGGGTTCTGGTGGCAGATGTGTTGGACCCTgaactgctgcgggagttccTTCGCCACCatatcgccctgcgcctcgccctccgagTCGTCCACAGCGGCCTCGGCTTCACTTCCCCCCcgatctgagatacctactgcagccctcatcctccacatacaacacccgttctgacagtcacattctgttaaaggtcctcaaagcacacacatccctgggtcactcctcttttcagttcgctgcagctagtgactggaacgagctgcaacaatcactcaaactggacagttttatctccatctcttcattcaaagactcaatcatggacactcttactgacagttgtggatgcttcgtgtgatgtattgttgtatctaccttcttgcccgttgtctgtgcccaatagtgTTTGTACCAtgctttgtgctgctaccatgttgggcTGCTGCCATGTGtgggttgctaccatgctgtgttgtcatgtgtagctgcaatgctatgttgttgtcttagatctctctttatgtagtgttgtggtgtctctcttgtcgtgatgtgttttgtcctgtatcttttttttcttctcccagcccctgtccccgcaggaggccttttggtaggccgtcattgtaaataagaatttgttcttaactgacttgcctagttaaataaaataaaaattacagTTATGACCTAAAGTTTTTTAGGGGGGTGCCTATGTcatacacaacacacagcacATATAAGGGTGAACCAAATATTTATGGGAATGCCCAGCAACCTCTGGGAACTCCTGTGACTTGACCCCTGACCTCAGACCTTTTTAAAAAGCCTGTAGAGCAGGGGTgttaaactcattccatggagggcctagtgccTGCAGGTTTTTGGTTTGTCCTTTCAATTAAGCCGTAGACAACCAAGTGAGGGGAGTTCTTTGATAAATGAAAGTCACTAATTagtaatcaagtacaagggaggagcgaaaacccgcagacactcggccctctgtggaatgagtttgagacGTGCTGTAGAGCCAGTCGCGGAGGTTAAGACCCTTATTAAGCTCCTCCTGTTCCAGCGGTCAGAGGGGGTCAGTAcagccacagtacagtagagtagcagTATAATCTAATATATATTACTGTAATAGTGGGGTCAATACAGTAGTATTGTCTTATATCATATTAGTACAATAGTAGTTATAGTGGGCCACCTGTGCTGTGCGtaggatacatacagtatacagtacatttgATGCCTCAATATCGTCACACCCTTTTCAGGAAGAAGATGATTTAATATTCCGAATAAAGGCAGTCCTATTTCTTAAATATTGACCTTCTTGACAACCAGCCATACAGCAATTCAACACCACTATCATGCCAGTCTCTATCCAAAAGCATAACAGAGTATAGCCTAATtccatagaatagaatatagttaACAGTGTAATTTCAGATCCCTAAATAAAAGCAGTGAAGAATTAACCTGGTCCTAgagctgtttgtgctgtcttgtcatttgGCGTGACAATAACCATAGGAATTGGCAAAACAGCACAAAGAGATTTGGGACCAGGTTAGTGAGGAATGGGATGAGTGAACAAAATGATAGCATCCTGATGGGCATTTAGGCTAATGTTGGCAGTGAAGCAGAAAGCTCCATTCATTTATGGAAATGTTCCAGTAAATGTCCATTACTTTAGACTCTGGGTCCTATTCACTAGGCACGCAGCGTATGTAAACGTGCTGAAACGTGGAGGTACCATCTGGAAACACTGGGAACAGTCAAACACTCATTTTTGTTTTACGTTGCtcaacattttaaaacgttttgctTTGCGTGCCCTTATGAATACGACCCTGTAGTACCCCGTAACAGGGGCTCACCATGAGTTGTGTtccaccacagtgtgtgtgtgtgttaggtcatACTGAACAGGGCTGGTACAGTGATGTGATTGGACTGGGGCTGGTTAAAGGGCTTAGGGGTTGAAAACACACCAGACCAGGGGATTGAATCCTCCTCTCGTTAGTAGCAGGGAGACAGATATTGGTGAGTATTGTTTTTTCACAACTTACTCTATGCTATAGCTTCAACTAAATTTGATAATGTATTTAATGGATATTTGATCAATGGAATATAAATATTTATTGGGTTTTCATTGATGAAGGAGGAAGGCTAGCTTTTGCTGGATACATTTTAGTTGATGTTGAATTTCCTTTATCTAGGCTACAAGTCACATACATATTGGTTAATTaaaggggaattttttttttttacaataggtTGATTGTTGAACTTGACTGATTCTCAGCATCTACTGACCTGCATTGTCTTATGTCAGATAGGGCGTCAATTCCACCTGCACTGATCGGTTGAGGGACGAGCGTCGCGTAGGAGTGATGCGATCTGACTTAAGACAATGACTGATCTGTAGATTGCTCAAGAAGTGTGATTTAAGGAATTTCTTTGTTTAGTAGCATATTCTGTTTTTTATTAAACAAGATAACACTCTTGTATGTTGTTTTCCATTCCCGTCTTTGATAATCTCTTTTCAGTGTCACACTGAATGACTGTGCTTCATAGTAACAGGATTTAGCGTTACAATTAATGTCGATCAAAGTCAGCGATATAATAATATACCCCTGCTTTCAGAGCGCTACTGCAGTAACCTTTGATTATCAGCTCTGAAGGTCTGGGCTGTAGCTGGCATTGCTCACTGCTCAGAAACAACTAACTAATTAGGGCCAAGAATGTTAATGATTGGGTCCAGCAATTACATAACAAAACACCATAACAAAGCAGGGTCCATAGGATGTTTGTAACagatacacacacgcatgcatgcaaacctgcacacacacactgtatttatTGTGCTTGAGTGGACAATATATTTCAGGGATGAATAGGCTACTTTATTCTATTTTACTCCACGTATTCCTATCCCATTCACATCCTGTCTTGAGCCATATTTTTGCCCCCAGAGTGGTGTGAAGTGTCTGAGTGGGCCATGGTGACTGCTAACCAGGCTCTGAAGGCAGTAGGCCTGTTCATAGCTTATCTACTGAAGTCCATCACAGACCTGTTCCTCACCAAGCCTTTGTGGGCCAGCCTGAAGGTTCTGGAGGACACTGACCTAAGGGCCACCGGAGGAAGTAAGAATAGAGTCCAGAACACTGAATGTTTTATATCCAAATTAATAGGTAAAATAGTTAGTAAACCAGATATGTTTGTTTTAGATTACAGATCTCCTGGCAGCGTTTGACCTTGTATGGGGTCTCGTCATagatttggcgaagtaggctatatttaacccttctctgtctctttcagttCATGAGACATATAAGGCCAAAGCTCTGTGGGAGAAGACTGGGGCAGTGATCATGGTGGTACGACGCCCTGGATGCTTGTTGTGCAGAGAGGTGAGCGCTGTGGTTGTGGTGTCTCCTCTAGACTAGCTTGTCTATTTTATACTTTCACACTCCTGACAGCAGCCAGACTCGAGTGCTGATGTTTgtccatgcctctctctctctctctctttctctgtctgtctctctgtcgctttgtctctttgtctctctctctttctctctaggagGCCATTGAGCTGTCCTCTCTGAAGCCCCATCTAGAGGAGTTGGGGATCCCTCTCTTAGCTGTGGTCAAAGAGAACATTGGCCATGAGCTGGACGCCTTCAAGACATGTTTTACTGGGGAAGTCTATGTAGACCAGAAGGTCAGTGAATAACTCATGAATTTACTAAGTTAAAAGTAGTTAACATTAACATGAGACGATAAAGTACACAGTTCCTTGTAAAATACATGTTTCCAGCGTTTGTTCAGTCACACTGCACACCTTTGTGCAATATATGATATaacatttatttcatcacatctTTTCAAATATACATCCAACTGTAGATGTCAGCAAAGTACAGTATCCTACCAATGTCACTGTATTCCTCCATCTAATAACCAAACCTGTTTTTCCTCAGAGAGCGTTATACGGTCCTGTGGAGCGTTATATGTTCCTGTCTGCGTTGCTGCGTATCGGGGTGTGGAGAAGCCTGTGGAGGGCCTATAGGAAGGGCTGCACAGGAAATATAATCAAAGGAGAAGGTCTTGTACTGGGGGGAGTGTTCGTCATTGGGCCCGAAGATCAGGTAGGGCTATACTGCTTATACTGGGCACTCTATCCAAGCTATAACAAACAAAAGTGGAGATATAGTTAGAACTGATTAGAAATAGCAAGAATCGATCTGCAAATATGTGACCTATTTCATATGCATTGGATGTTAAAAAGTGCGGTACTAAAATAATTTGCAGCAGGTCTGTATAGTCACGTGagcatatacaggtaactgctaaaataaaggaaacgTCAACATTTTGCGCTGACGGAGATGGCAGCATCGCGactagctcttaggaaactttgcagtatttcattttttctatgtactattttttttacattattagctcaggaaatgttttgtgtcattacatatactggaactattggatattagaGTGGCGGTAACTCCCCAGaactaccagcattacgaccaggaataataCTTCCCTGGAGCAGATCCTTTGTTCACTCTCCCCAGAGCAATTAAACTTactccagaggccgacccaaaacattgCCGGCGTAGGAGAGGCACTCGAGGCGGCCTGCTGGTTCGACTttggaggcgtgcacaccacccaccacttccgagtatattactcacaAATGTTCAGTCTTTGGATAACAAAGTTGATGAGCTTAGAGCAAGGATTTCTTTCCAGAAAGACATCGGTGCCTGTAACATACTTTGTTCCACGGAAACATGTCTCTCTCGGGAGACTCTGTCGGTATCTGAAAAGCCATCAGGATTCTCAatacatcgcgcagacaggaataaatatctctcgggaagcagaagggtggaggggtgtgtttcatgattaacgactcatggtgtaattctagAAACATACACAAacttaagtccttttgttcacccgacctagaatacctcacaattaaATGCAGACCAtattatcttccaagagaattctcctcCGTCATCGCCACAGCCATTTACATCCTACCTAAAGCCATTAACcttgacggccctcaaagaacttcactggactttatgcaaactggaaaccacatatgctGCATTTATTGTATCTGGGATTTGaacaaagcaaatctgaggaTTAGGCTGccaaagttctatcaacatattgactGTACTATTTGTGCTGCTAAGACTCTCGACCATTGCTATTCAAACTTCTGCAatgcttacaaggccctcccccgccctactttcggcaaatctgaccacgactccatcttgctcctcccgtcctataggcagaaactcaaacagcaaGGACCCGTTCTTcgaactattcaacgctggtctgaccagtcggaatccacgcttcaggattgttttgatcacgtggactgggaaatgttccgggtAGCTTGTGAAAATAATCTAGATGTATACACGGatatggtgactgagttcataaggaagtgtataggagatgtagtaCCCACTGTAACTATTAAAACCtagcctaaccagaaaccgtggatagatggtagcATTTGCGTGAAACTGAAAGCacaaaccaccacatttaaccatggcaaggtgactggtaatatggcagaatataaacaggttagttattcactccgcaaggcaatcaaacaagctaaacgtcagtatagagataaagtggagttgcaattcaacggctcagacataaGATGGatgttttttttaactaggcaagtcagctaagaacaaattcttgtttacaatgacagcctaggaacagctggttaactgccttgttcaggggcagaatgacaaattttaccttgtcagctcagggatttgatccaccaacctgtcagttactggcccaaagctctaaccactaggctacctgccaccccaggtatgtggcagggactacagacaatcacggactacaaaaggaaaaccagccacatcgccGAGGCCGACTtcttgcttccggacaggctAAGCATATTCTTCACACACTTTGAGGATAGCACAGTGCCACTGACGCAGCCCGCTACCATGGAGGCtgtccttctctgtggccgacctgagtaaaacatttaaacgtgttaaccctcgcaaggctgctggcccagacaacATCCATAgctgtgtcctcagagcatgcgcagaccagctggctggtgtgtttacgggcatattcaatctctccctgtcccagtctgctgtccccacatgcttcaagatgtggggacatgttcctgtacccaagaaggaaaaggtaactgaacttaattgacaatcaccccgtagcactcacctctgtcatcatgaagtgctttgagagactaatcaaggatcatatcacctctagcttacctgccaccctagatccacttcaattttcttaccgccccaatagatccacagacgatgcaatcgccatcactctgcatactgaatacctatgtaaaaatgctgtttattgactatagctcagcattcaacaacatagtaccctccaggctcatcattaagctcgaggccctgggtctgaaccctgccttatgcaactgggtcttggactttctgacgggcttgATTACCATCACCTCCactccactgatcctcaacactgggccccacaagggtgcgtgctcagcccccgcCTGTCCTCCctcttcacccatgactgcgtggccaagcacactttcaactcaatcaaaagtttgcagacaacacaacagtagtaggcttgattaccaacgatgaagggacagcctacagagaggtgagggctctggcactgggtgcctggaaaacaacctctcactcaacgtcaacaaaacaaaggagatgatcgtggacttcaggaaacagcagagggcgcacccccctatctacatcgacgggaccgcagtggacaaggtggaaagcttcaaggtccttggcgtacacataactgacaaactgaaatggaccacccacacagacagtgtggtgaagaaggcctcAGGAGgaagaagaaatttggcttgtcaccaaaaaccctcactaacttttacagatgcacaattgaaagcatcctttcgggctgtatcaccacctggtacggcaactgcaccgcccgcaactgcaAGGCTCTCTAGAGCCATTCCGCTCTGACATCGTTTGTCCATATGTAtttagtcttaattcattcctacttagatttgtgtgtattgggtatatgttgtgtaatttgtaagATATTACTCgttagatattattgcactgtcGTTGTCACGCCTGCCCTCGCTCCCCCTCCCTGGCACTCTAGGGTGCCAGGCAACCCGTCTTTACATGCATCTGGCACCAtcactcattggactcacctggactccttcatgtGGTTGATTgcccctgtatatctgtctgttcctcagtggTGTTCCCTGTGTCCTCATTAATTGTTGTTATGTgttcctgtccagacgctgttcctgttctgttAATGTCCGTCAGTTATTAAaccttcactccctgtacctgcttctcatctcctgcGTCAATCCTttcagtcggaactagaagcacaagcatttcgctacacccgcaataacatctgctaagtacGTGTATGTGACTGATAAAATTTGCTTTGATttgaagtgtcttaatagggctttGGGCCACCATGAGCCGCCAGAAcatcttcaatgcaccttggcatagattctacaagtggtcTGTagctctattggagggatgcggcaCCATTCTTCACACCATTCTTCACACGAGAAATgcaataatttggtgttttgttggtggtggaaaacgctgtcgcAGGCACCGCTCCAGAAATTCCCATAAGTGTTTAATtgagttgagatctggtgactgacacacacacacacacacacacacacacacacacacacacacacacacacacacacacacacacacacacacacacacacacacacacacacacacacacacacacacacacacacacactttaaacctcctatgctctcctccctctttcaaagtcactgagattcttcttctagccatggtagacaaaataacaggcaactgggcatttttatacatgaccctaagcatgatgggatgatgaatgcttaattaactcaggaatcacacctgtgtggaagcacctgctttcaatatactttgtatccttcATTTATCTCAAATTAGGATTCAGGTCTAGCGCAAGTATGTATCAGTGGGTGTGCTTTTATTCTGCTATCATTTACGCATGGTGTGCTCTTCATAACTTATTCCTGCTTAAACAATGACCACTTGCTGTACTTCCACAGATACCAGTTTTGAGACCCATGTCTGTTGTCCTTCTCTTCCCCATGCAGGGAATTCTGCTTGAGCACCGTGAGAAGGAGTTTGGGGATAAAGTCAACCTGCTGGCTGTACTCAGATCAGCCAGGAAAATTCAAGATTGCTTGGCTACTGCGAAATAGTTTACACAAACAGTCCCCATACAgtctttttaattgtatttttaaatcatcactgTATGTATAATACATCACTGTGTgtttatttcatgaaaataactcATTTATTGTCCTTTTGCCATTGAAATACTCAGTCTGATCATGTGGGCATGTCGATACAaatttaaatatatttacatacactGCCCTAATTTGCCAGATAGGATCGTCTGGACTATAGAGCCTACCTAACTTTTAACGTGGAGCGATTCCAATTTTCCACTTAATTTGTATTTAGTGACACATTTCCCCCCCTATTTAGTGACATGTTCACCCCCTGGTTTAAAAGCACATGCATGAATGGTTCTTTATCCATTTAACA of Salmo salar chromosome ssa01, Ssal_v3.1, whole genome shotgun sequence contains these proteins:
- the LOC106613558 gene encoding peroxiredoxin-like 2A, whose amino-acid sequence is MVTANQALKAVGLFIAYLLKSITDLFLTKPLWASLKVLEDTDLRATGGIHETYKAKALWEKTGAVIMVVRRPGCLLCREEAIELSSLKPHLEELGIPLLAVVKENIGHELDAFKTCFTGEVYVDQKRALYGPVERYMFLSALLRIGVWRSLWRAYRKGCTGNIIKGEGLVLGGVFVIGPEDQGILLEHREKEFGDKVNLLAVLRSARKIQDCLATAK